The Bifidobacterium sp. WK012_4_13 genome contains the following window.
ATCGGGATCACGGGTCCAAGCGATTTCTGTGCGATATGACGCGCCTCGGTGACCACGTCGCCGACCACAGCCGAGGCCGTCGGCGCTCCACCGGCACCGCGTCCATAGAACATCAGGTCGTCCGCCGCCTCAGCCTTGACGAACACGGCATTGAAACTGCCATGAACGGTTGCCAACGGGTGCTGTTCGTCCAGCAACGCCGGATACACACGAGCCGAAATGCCGGCATCGGTCTGTTGGACGACCGCCAGAAGCTTGATTATCTTATGTTCGGCAGTTGCAGCGGCAATGTCACCGGCCGTGACATGCGTGATGCCCTCGACTGGCACATCGTCTATCCGCACGTCGGTGTGGAATGCCAGCAGGGCGATGATCGCGGCCTTCGCCGCAGCGTCCTGCCCCTCTATGTCGGCGGTCGGGTCAGCCTCGGCAAACCCCTTGGCCTGGGCATCCTTCAGAGCCTCGTCGAAATCGATGCCCTTGGTCGTCATCTCGTCAAGAATGTAATTCGTCGTGCCGTTGACGATGCCCATGACGCTCAAGACCTTGTCTCCCACCAGAGATTCACGCAGCGGGCGAACGATCGGAATGGCCCCTCCGACGGCTGCCTCGAAATAGATGTCAACGCCATGCCTGGCAGCGGCCTCATAGAGCTCAGGACCATGCTTGGCAAGCAACGCCTTGTTGGCAGTGACGACGCTTGCTCCCGATTCAATCGCCTTCAGCAGGAATGAGCGTGCAGGCTCTATTCCGCCTATCAGTTCGATGACGATGTCCGCGCGGGTGACGAGTTCGGCGGCATCTGTCGTCAGCAGCGACTTGTCTATCCATGGGTCAGTGACCGCACCCGGATCGAGCACTGCGATGCCGACCAACTCCATCGGCCTTCCGATGCGGCTTGCCAATTCCTTGCTCTGCTCGACCAGGAGCCTTGCCGTCTGAGAGCCAACGGTTCCCGCTCCTAGCAGCGCGACACGGATTGGCATGTTGTTGTTTTCTGACACTGGTATGTCCTCCCACAAGAGAAAAGCATGATGGATCTGGTTTCATCCTACGAAATCAGCCTGACTAGAGCATGAAAGCGTCAATCCTGATCCAGCGCGAGAAGATCCTCGATGGTCATCGCCTTGATAAGCACATGTGCCTTTCCTTCGCTGATGCCAATGACCGCAGGCGTGGGAAGCTGATTGTAGTTGCTTGCCATGG
Protein-coding sequences here:
- a CDS encoding homoserine dehydrogenase, translated to MPIRVALLGAGTVGSQTARLLVEQSKELASRIGRPMELVGIAVLDPGAVTDPWIDKSLLTTDAAELVTRADIVIELIGGIEPARSFLLKAIESGASVVTANKALLAKHGPELYEAAARHGVDIYFEAAVGGAIPIVRPLRESLVGDKVLSVMGIVNGTTNYILDEMTTKGIDFDEALKDAQAKGFAEADPTADIEGQDAAAKAAIIALLAFHTDVRIDDVPVEGITHVTAGDIAAATAEHKIIKLLAVVQQTDAGISARVYPALLDEQHPLATVHGSFNAVFVKAEAADDLMFYGRGAGGAPTASAVVGDVVTEARHIAQKSLGPVIPIYANLPKAPLDASKAAFAVRFLIHDRPGVLTAIAKEFSDREISINGVNQDIKPTQHDPGYSGEVQQLRIVTHLCDEITLRQAVDAVSRLDAVTGDASIIRVLD